A window of Thermus antranikianii DSM 12462 contains these coding sequences:
- a CDS encoding helix-turn-helix domain-containing protein: MRKLGLSVKEAASALGVHPNHIYRLVWRGELRAARLGARLIIPRKELERLLGMPLDEEASPEGGPRGR, encoded by the coding sequence ATGCGTAAGCTTGGACTGAGCGTCAAGGAAGCGGCTTCGGCACTTGGAGTCCATCCAAACCACATTTATCGGCTGGTCTGGCGGGGGGAGCTGAGGGCGGCCCGCCTGGGGGCGAGGCTCATCATCCCCAGGAAGGAGCTGGAGCGCCTGCTGGGGATGCCCCTGGACGAGGAGGCGAGCCCCGAGGGGGGGCCTCGGGGGCGGTAG